Proteins from one Podospora pseudoanserina strain CBS 124.78 chromosome 1, whole genome shotgun sequence genomic window:
- a CDS encoding hypothetical protein (EggNog:ENOG50KOG0218; COG:L), giving the protein MDASSSSSDSSIIRREAPPAIVRSSNFTPRRPTTPTLDSSPDPSNASLGLSSAAYSATYDASFAPSPFAAPSYFDAEEFHHHVVCAVAESRSAGVIGLATINLNLASSQIITIANESNYTTLKQTLSAMQHKPTTFITLPRITADRASSRLAEVLEDEIGWPTYTTTMPRGCWDKALGIINIEYYAYSDQIVPLKVILSSNNFYAACAFAAVVSYIESYHGLAIRAGALNIEYVEPSGVMRMDKAAIQALELLRNGRQAQPGDNTLFALANNTRTPEGRRLLTRSVLQPMTNEEEINLHHDAVETLCGDEDVFRKLRDWLKEFDGIDLESISGWLAIDHAVIRQPVQSGIVSSSGRHMSAAVGAHELSQAEGDLSRVLGLKSYLKNVQALHQLLRAADVTDHLLASVASKTGADKTGPTLGLLAAVLQEDAAYSRSAAEIGHARMWAIRALPNDAIDLARAEHRRTREEAEAYFALKLALFQEVLGEAAAPKLFDDKDKGLCFKFKWADVRQYVDTDEPQPGEIWGQAKIGCVRVNLGIRRGEHYLCQTDRLLELSQQLRVHSDIITKESDKYVLELRNAIAEAGYVADLTSIAKAVAQLDLICSHAELTTTHGYVRPKLGKELALIKARHPIMEARRGFVPNDVFSGDDTKFVVVTGTNMGGKTTYIKTIALIQILAQIGCFVPAERAAVPICDRIFVRSATNDNAAGNAGTFAVEMDEMSVILHGATNKSLVIIDELGRGTSTAEGLGLAAAMAEELVKKKSRVFFATHFLDLGKMLNAWYPSQVLNVHMTSHGSVEDGHATISLPHTVVAGPVNNWDYGLELASRYFPASLIESARHWSKYHQEQAELSHKERTSAEMKSAAEVALMHHMEQALSSQMSNMELAERLEVVTDQYKALEERGEVSNERGEVSNEGGEASNDNAEA; this is encoded by the exons ATGGACGCGTCCAGCAGTTCTTCCgactcctccatcatccggAGAGAGGCTCCTCCAGCTATCGTCAGGAGTAGCAACTTTACCCCCCGCCGGCCTACCACTCCCACCCTGGATAGCTCCCCTGacccctccaacgcctctCTTGGTCTCTCCAGCGCCGCTTACTCTGCCACCTATGACGCCTCGTTCGCTCCATCTCCCTTTGCCGCTCCCTCCTACTTTGATGCTGAGGAGTTCCACCATCATGTCGTCTGTGCTGTAGCCGAATCTCGCTCAGCCGGCGTTATCGGCCTCGCCACAATCAATTTGAACCTAGCCAGCTCCCAGATTATCACCATTGCCAATGAAAGCAACTATACGACTCTCAAGCAGACTCTCTCTGCCATGCAGCACAAGCCGACCACATTCATCACTCTGCCCCGTATCACTGCGGACCGTGCCTCTTCTAGACTGGCCGAGGTCTTGGAAGACGAAATTGGGTGGCCTACTTACACCACCACGATGCCCAGAGGATGTTGGGACAAAGCTCTTGGAATCATCAACATTGAGTACTACGCCTATAGCGACCAGATTGTCCCTCTCAAAGTCATACTGTCATCTAACAACTTCTACGCCGCCTGCGCCTTCGCGGCC GTCGTCTCCTACATCGAGAGCTACCATGGCCTCGCAATCCGAGCAGGCGCACTCAACATCGAGTACGTCGAGCCCTCCGGAGTCATGCGGATGGACAAAGCAGCCATCCAAGCATTAGAACTCCTCCGCAACGGGCGCCAAGCCCAACCGGGCGACAACACGTTGTTCGCGTTAGCGAACAACACGCGGACTCCGGAGGGCCGGCGCCTGCTCACGAGGAGCGTCCTCCAGCCGATGACgaacgaggaggagatcaacctccaccacgacGCGGTAGAAACTCTGTGTGGCGACGAAGACGTGTTCCGAAAGCTGAGAGATTGGTTGAAGGAGTTCGACGGGATCGACTTGGAGTCTATCTCCGGCTGG TTGGCAATAGACCATGCTGTGATTCGGCAACCCGTGCAAAGCGGAATCGTGTCGAGCAGTGGTCGGCACATGTCGGCGGCCGTGGGAGCTCATGAGCTCTCACAAGCCGAGGGGGATTTGAGCCGGGTCCTGGGGCTCAAATCCTACCTCAAAAACGTCCAAGCCCTCCACCAACTTCTCCGGGCCGCCGACGTGACCGACCACTTGCTCGCGAGCGTAGCGAGCAAGACCGGCGCCGACAAGACCGGGCCgaccctcggcctcctcgcgGCGGTCCTCCAAGAAGACGCCGCCTACAGCCGTAGCGCGGCTGAGATTGGGCACGCCCGGATGTGGGCAATCCGGGCGTTGCCCAACGACGCCATCGACCTTGCCCGTGCTGAGCACAGGAGGACGCgtgaggaggccgaggcctACTTTGCCCTGAAGCTCGCCCTGTTCCAAG AGGTGTTGGGTGAAGCCGCTGCCCCGAAACTATTCGATGACAAGGACAAAGGACTGTGCTTCAAGTTCAAGTGGGCGGATGTCCGTCAATATGTCGACACCGACGAGCCGCAGCCCGGGGAAATTTGGGGTCAAGCCAAGATCGGTTGTGTAAGGGTCAACCTCGGAATCCGAAGAGGCGAGCACTACCTGTGCCAGACCGACCGCTTGCTTGAATTGAGCCAGCAACTTCGAGTCCACtccgacatcatcaccaaggaAAGCGACAAGTACGTCCTCGAGTTGCGTAACGCCATCGCAGAGGCTGGTTATGTGGCCGACCTCACCTCGATAGCAAAGGCTGTCGCCCAGTTGGACTTGATCTGTTCCCACGCCGAATTAACAACCACCCATGGATATGTTCGCCCAAAGCTCGGCAAGGAACTCGCTTTGATCAAAGCCCGTCACCCCATCATGGAAGCCAGAAGAGGTTTCGTTCCCAACGACGTGTTCTCTGGCGATGACACCAAGTTCGTGGTAGTGACCGGTACAAACATGGGCGGCAAGACGACATACATCAAGACAATTGCCCTCATACAGATTCTCGCTCAGATCGGCTGTTTCGTTCCAGCAGAGAGGGCAGCTGTTCCAATTTGCGACCGAATCTTTGTCCGGTCTGCAACCAACGACAATGCCGCAGGCAATGCTGGTACATTTGCGGTAGAGATGGACGAAATGTCTGTCATTTTGCA CGGCGCCACCAACAAGAGCTTGGTGATCATTGATGAACTTGGTCGAGgaacctccaccgccgaggGTCTAGgactcgccgccgccatggcaGAAGAGCTCGTAAAGAAGAAGTCTCGTGTCTTTTTCGCCACCCATTTCCTCGACCTGG GCAAAATGTTGAATGCCTGGTATCCATCACAAGTTCTTAACGTCCACATGACCAGTCATGGTTCTGTCGAGGACGGCCACGCCACGatttccctcccccacaccGTCGTCGCCGGCCCGGTGAACAATTGGGATTACGGCCTGGAGCTCGCCAGTCGTTACTTCCCAGCAAGCCTCATCGAGAGTGCCAGACACTGGTCAAAATATCACCAAGAGCAAG
- a CDS encoding hypothetical protein (COG:E; EggNog:ENOG503P0A5): protein MASTFPPPPVNTIDWSNVGFKVREVNGHIESHYSVKTGQWSPLQFVTDPYIRLHGMAPALNYGQQAYEGLKAFRLPGNNKIAIFRPDRNAARLQHSAEFISVPPVPVDLFIAAVKAAVALNAEFVPPHETGAAMYIRPQVYGSSAQLGLTPPEEYMFCVYVLPTGVYHGTHPVRALIMDEFDRAAPNGTGSAKVGGNYAPVLRWSDKARGEGYGITLHLDSKRHEEVDEFSTSGFIGVLREGGKVTLVVPDSRAVIDSVTSLSVQEIGRDFGWGVEKRAIKYDELPKFSEVLAAGTAAALVPIRSITKRDSNRLAGQARVSSSNGAETVTYIPEGIEEPGEICTKLLEQLKGIQLGKIEDKFGWRFEVTEQDGKSVVGESDSGGAADAGSVDQLD, encoded by the exons ATGGCTTCAAcgtttcctccccctccggtCAACACCATCGACTGGTCCAATGTCGGCTTCAAAGTTAGAGAAG TAAACGGCCACATTGAATCCCATTACTCGGTCAAGACAGGCCAATGGTCACCCCTCCAGTTCGTCACCGACCCCTACATCCGCCTCCACGGCATGGCCCCGGCCCTCAACTACGGCCAGCAAGCCTACGAAGGCCTCAAAGCCTTCCGCCTCCcgggcaacaacaagatcgCCATATTCCGCCCTGACCGCAACGCGGCCCGGCTCCAGCACTCGGCCGAGTTCATCTCTGTCCCTCCGGTCCCTGTTGACCTCTTTATCGCCGCAGTCAAGGCGGCTGTCGCTCTCAACGCCGAATTCGTGCCTCCCCACGAGACAGGCGCGGCGATGTACATTCGGCCGCAAGTCTATGGTTCTTCGGCCCAGTTGGGACTGACGCCGCCGGAGGAGTACATGTTTTGCGTTTATGTCTTGCCCACGGGGGTTTACCACGGGACTCACCCTGTCAGGGCGCTGATTATGGATGAGTTTGACCGGGCTGCCCCGAATGGGACGGGGAGCGCCAAGGTGGGGGGGAACTATGCTCCTGTGCTGCGGTGGAGTGATAAGGctcggggggaggggtatggCATCACGCTGCATTTGGACAGCAAGAGGcacgaggaggtggatgagtttTCTACGAGTGGGTTTATTGgggttttgagggaggggggcaagGTGACGCTGGTGGTGCCGGATAGTAGGGCGGTGATTGACAGTGTTACTAGTCTGAGTGTGCAGGAGATTGGGAGGGAttttggttggggggtggagaagagggcg ATCAAGTATGACGAGCTGCCCAAGTTCTCAGAGGTGCTGGCTGCGGGCACGGCAGCTGCTCTTGTGCCCATCCGGTCGATCACCAAACGTGACAGCAACCGGCTTGCGGGACAGGCTCGCGTGTCTAGCAGCAATGGCGCGGAGACTGTTACGTACATTCCCGAGGGTATCGAGGAGCCAGGCGAGATCTGCACCAAGCTTCTCGAGCAACTTAAGGGTATCCAGCTCGGCAAGATCGAGGACAAGTTTGGCTGGCGGTTCGAGGTCACGGAGCAGGATGGCAAGAGCGTTGTCGGCGAGAGCGACTCGGGTGGCGCTGCGGATGCTGGTTCTGTGGACCAGCTTGACTAG
- a CDS encoding hypothetical protein (EggNog:ENOG503NW81; COG:P) gives MADTPPPPITSKANDDPPPLNNVPSESTARSTGISFGPDLRGDIGPSQAGGIYNTRSITRVSFDRRTAGDISQENGGPSNSSDDVEEGDDWRDKHGKTKQVFKGTTLLWLAYQSIGVIYGDIGTRYDRQTSRLLSGSNADPQG, from the exons ATGGCcgacacaccaccaccaccgataACATCGAAGGCCAATGACGACCCGCCTCCCCTAAACAATGTCCCGTCTGAATCCACGGCCCGCTCTACCGGTATCTCCTTTGGGCCAGACTTGCGAGGAGACATCGGACCTAGCCAGGCCGGCGGTATTTACAACACCAGGAGCATCACAAGGGTGTCTTTTGACAGACGAACCGCCGGTGACATCTCTCAGGAGAATGGTGGACCTTCCAACAGTAGCGATgatgtggaagagggggatgacTGGCGTGACAAGCATGGCAAAACGAAGCAGGTGTTTAAGGGTACTACACTGTTATG GCTAGCATACCAATCCATCGGTGTTATCTATGGAGACATTGGCACCAGGTATGATCGTCAGACGTCTCGGTTGCTGTCCGGTAGCAATGCTGATCCCCAGGGGTAG
- the RSA4 gene encoding ribosome assembly (EggNog:ENOG503NV28; COG:S), with the protein MATVAPPPSKRQKREEIERTTVQQDVSPLLATDLGSFKANFVDGDGNQMADVIEINFADASEKNVSALLNTMMGRDREEFTPYRFRIHIPGRDVIVDQYPTDLLGLLKKHGVNNPFETTITLSAEPQAVFRVQAVSRMAHKISGHGQPILCCQFSPLSSSRLATGSGDNTARIWNVDTGTPEKTLSGHTGWVMSVNWRPDGQQLATCSMDKTVRVWDPATGKSTAELKGHAKWVLGLAWEPYHLWRDGTPRLVSCSKDGTARIWVVNTGRTEHVLSGHRSSITCVRWGGTGQIYTGSQDRTVRIWDSVKGTLVQSLTAHGHWINNIALSSDFVLRTGYLDHSKEVPETEEAKRAKAKERFEKAVKINGKVAERFVSASDDFTMYLWDPTNNGNKPVARLLGHQNKVNQCAFSPDGTMIASAGWDNHTKLWNARDGKFLTTLRGHVGPVFQCAWSADSRLLVTGSRDCTLKVWNVLKGALARDLPGHEDEVYAVDWAPRDGAKVASGGKDKAVRTWMN; encoded by the exons ATGGCCACTGtagctccccctccctcgaaGAGGcaaaagagagaagagatcGAGCGCACCACAGTCCAACAAGATGTTTCCCCTCTGCTTGCGACGGATCTCGGGTCCTTCAAGGCCAattttgttgatggtgatgggaacCAAATGGCCGATGTGATTGAGATCAACTTTGCCGATGCCTCCGAGAAGAATGTGTCTGCCTTGTTGAACACTATGATGGGGAGG GATCGTGAAGAATTCACCCCCTACCGCTTTCGCATCCACATCCCCGGAAGGGACGTCATTGTAGACCAATATCCCACAGATCTACTTGGACTCCTTAAAAAGCATGGCGTGAACAACCCCTTCGAAACGACCATCACTCTCTCCGCCGAGCCCCAGGCTGTTTTCAGGGTCCAGGCTGTCTCCCGTATGGCCCACAAGATCTCCGGCCACGGTCAACCTATCCTCTGCTGCCAgttctctcctctttcctccaGCCGCCTCGCCACAGGCAGCGGCGACAACACTGCGCGCATCTGGAATGTCGATACCGGTACACCCGAGAAGACGCTATCTGGGCATACAGGCTGGGTGATGAGTGTAAACTGGAGGCCAGATGGACAACAGCTGGCTACCTGCTCTATGGACAAGACTGTGCGGGTATGGGACCCGGCGACTGGAAAGTCGACAGCCGAGCTCAAAGGGCATGCGAAGTGGGTTTTGGGATTGGCGTGGGAACCTTACCATT TGTGGCGTGATGGCACCCCTAGACTTGTCTCTTGCTCCAAAGACGGCACTGCCAGGATATGGGTCGTCAACACTGGCCGTACTGAGCATGTGCTGAGCGGTCACAGGAGCTCAATTACCTGCGTGAGATGGGGCGGGACAGGCCAG ATTTACACCGGCTCTCAAGACAGAACTGTTCGCATCTGGGATAGCGTAAAGGGCACCCTCGTCCAAAGTCTAACCGCCCACGGCCACTGGATCAACAACATTGCTCTCTCTAGCGACTTTGTCCTGAGAACAGGTTACCTAGACCACAGCAAGGAGGTCCCAGAGACAGAAGAAGCCAAGagggccaaggccaaggagagaTTCGAAAAGGCCGTCAAGATCAACGGCAAGGTTGCCGAGAGGTTTGTCTCAGCGAGCGACGATTTCACAATGTACCTCTGGGATCCAACCAACAACGGGAACAAACCGGTGGCCAGACTGTTAGGTCACCAAAACAAGGTCAATCAGTGTGCCTTCTCTCCAGATGGCACCATGATTGCCAGCGCTGGTTGGGACAACCATACT AAACTATGGAACGCCAGAGACGGCAAGTTCTTGACCACTCTCAGAGGCCACGTCGGTCCGGTGTTCCAATGCGCCTGGTCAGCCGACAGCCGCTTGCTTGTTACTGGTAGCAGAGACTGCACCCTCAAGGTGTGGAACGTTTTGAAGGGCGCGCTGGCGAGGGATCTGCCGGGccacgaggacgaggtgTATGCTGTGGACTGGGCGCCGAGGGACGGAGCCAAGGTGGCGTCTGGTGGGAAAGATAAGGCTGTCAGGACATGGATGAACtag
- the TPS3 gene encoding Trehalose-6-P synthase/phosphatase complex subunit (COG:G; EggNog:ENOG503NU3V; CAZy:GT20) produces MTVFIASLFLPKTIHFTLPGTPPRGSRSEKPQPNPRPAPPERQPSLFQPPSITPPHTPTDEKKPSGLFTNEDGLRVHIPTTTAIGEDGVRAPADRSSPTWGGRLDQPMSRANSPPPPSLIQKARNLHQKAKEMGRAGITQPRTLDRSESHERVFAHANWKIVNADQGNGGLRNAAEAASREGKVGDCTWVGTLGMPTDALQGTQQLQDIQDKLATEHDMLSVCPSDKDFDGHYSHFCKQILWPVFHYQIPDNPKSKAYEDHSWKYYVNVNQAFADVIVKNWKRGDVVWVHDYHLLLVPGMVRKKLPEAKICFFLHVAFPSSEVFRCLAVRKQLLEGMLGANLIGFQIHEYTRHFLQTCSRLLSAEATPDGLQLEDRFVDVVNLPIGIDPVSLSQHREEDEVKRWLDTMRERYAGKKLIVARDKLDHVRGVRQKLLSYELFLNKNPEWRDKVVLIQVALSTSEKSELDATVSDIVTRVNSSWANLAYQPVVYLKQDIDYAQYLALLSVADALMITSQREGMNLTSHEYLFCQDGKISEKKHGSLILSEFTGTSSLFGGNELSVNPWDYRACADAIKKALEMGDEEKEMRWTKLYEAVNHHTGSHWFSEILARLDVVYEQQHRHDQTSVPRLSLNTLVQQYNRTERRLFILDFEGTLVSWGPVNQIIPVSPQRTLDVLNDLLLDDRNTIYVMSGRRPEELDRLFRRVPNLGLIAENGCFLRDCGSTEWTEMADADQIRSWKDSVRGILTYYIERTPGAEIEDRRCSLIFHYKSAEDYESATRQALDCASHINDACEDQRVHAIPMEGCVLVEPLDWTKSTAAQRIFSDLRDRMAPDATHTSPVDFLMVVGDGREDEKVFKWANGLGEEGLVEEVVTVSLGTRNTEATATMTQGVSGVLMALQRLGSIA; encoded by the exons ATGACGGTTTTTATTGCTTCACT ATTCCTCCCCAAGACTATTCATTTCACACTCCCCGGCACACCTCCGCGCGGGTCTCGCTCCGAGAAGCCTCAGCCCAATCCGAGGCCAGCGCCACCTGAGCGGCAGCCTAGCCTGTTCCAACCGCCCAGTATCACCCCGCCTCATACTCCGACCgacgagaagaagcccaGCGGTCTCTTCACTAACGAGGATGGGCTGCGGGTTCATATTCCAACAACGACAGCGattggagaagatggtgttCGTGCGCCAGCTGACCGAAGCTCTCCCACCTGGGGAGGTCGTTTAGATCAGCCAATGTCGCGGGCGAActcaccgccacctccttcgtTGATCCAGAAGGCTAGAAACCTGCAtcagaaggccaaggagatgGGTCGGGCCGGCATCACACAACCTCGCACACTCGATAGAAGCGAGAGCCACGAGAGGGTTTTTGCACATGCCAACTGGAAGATCGTTAACGCTGACCAGGGCAATGGCGGTCTTCGAAATGCTGCCGAGGCGGCTTCCAGAGAGGGAAAGGTTGGAGACTGCACTTGGGTTGGCACCCTTGGTATGCCCACTGATGCTCTCCAGGGCACTCAGCAACTCCAGGATATTCAGGACAAGCTCGCCACGGAGCACGACATGCTCAGTGTCTGCCCCTCCGACAAGGACTTTGATGGACACTACTCTCACTTCTGTAAACAAATTCTGTGGCCAGTGTTTCATTACCAGATTCCCGACAACCCCAAGAGCAAGGCATACGAGGATCATTCATGGAAATACTATGTCAATGTCAACCAAGCGTTCGCCGATGTCATCGTTAAGAACTGGAAGCGGGGCGACGTCGTTTGGGTCCACGACTACCATCTTCTCTTAGTCCCTGGCATGGTACGAAAGAAGTTGCCAGAAGCCAAGATTTGCTTCTTCCTTCACGTGGCCTTCCCGTCATCTGAGGTGTTCCGTTGCCTGGCGGTTCGGAAACAGCTGCTGGAAGGCATGCTCGGTGCCAATCTGATTGGATTCCAGATCCACGAGTACACGAGACATTTCCTTCAGACCTGCAGTCGACTCCTTAGTGCGGAGGCCACTCCAGATGGACTCCAGTTGGAAGACCGCTTTGTCGACGTTGTCAATCTCCCAATCGGGATCGATCCTGTTAGTCTCAGCCAGCATcgtgaagaagacgaggttAAGAGATGGCTGGACACCATGAGGGAGCGTTACGCTGGCAAGAAGCTCATTGTTGCTCGCGACAAACTGGATCACGTTCGTGGCGTGAGACAAAAGCTCCTCTCATATGAGCTTTTCCTGAATAAGAATCCGGAGTGGAGGGACAAGGTTGTCCTCATTCAAGTGGCGCTTTCCACCAGCGAGAAGAGCGAGCTGGACGCGACTGTTAGCGACATCGTCACTCGTGTCAACTCCTCGTGGGCCAACTTGGCGTACCAGCCCGTCGTCTACCTCAAGCAAGACATCGACTATGCACAGTATCTTGCTCTATTGAGCGTTGCGGACGCCCTCATGATCACCAGCCAACGCGAGGGCATGAACCTAACCTCGCATGAGTACCTCTTTTGCCAGGACGGCAAGATCAGCGAAAAGAAGCATGGATCTCTCATTCTCTCTGAGTTCACTGGCACGTCGTCCCTCTTTGGCGGAAATGAGCTTTCGGTCAACCCTTGGGATTATCGGGCCTGTGCGGATGCGATCAAGAAGGCTCTAGagatgggggatgaggagaaagagatGCGATGGACCAAGCTGTACGAGGCAGTTAACCACCACACAGGGTCTCATTGGTTTTCCGAGATCCTGGCTCGCCTCGATGTTGTGTATGAACAGCAGCACCGTCACGACCAAACCTCTGTTCCCCGACTTTCGCTCAACACGCTGGTTCAACAGTACAACAGGACGGAGAGAAGGCTCTTTATCCTTGATTTTGAGGGCACCCTGGTCAGCTGGGGGCCAGTCAACCAAATCATTCCTGTCAGCCCACAG CGCACCCTTGACGTATTGAACGACCTGCTCCTTGACGATCGTAACACTATTTATGTTATGTCTGGCCGCAGACCGGAAGAGCTGGATCGTCTGTTCCGCCGTGTCCCTAATCTCGGCCTCATTGCTGAGAACGGTTGTTTCCTCAGAGACTGTGGTAGCACGGAGTGGACCGAGATGGCTGACGCGGATCAAATCCGCTCCTGGAAGGATTCCGTCAGAGGTATCCTGACATACTACATCGAGCGCACCCCGGGCGCCGAGATAGAGGATCGGCGCTGCTCGCTCATCTTCCACTATAAGTCGGCGGAAGATTACGAATCTGCCACCCGACAGGCCTTGGATTGTGCTAGTCACATCAACGACGCTTGTGAGGACCAGCGAGTCCACGCTATTCCCATGGAGGGCTGCGTCCTTGTGGAGCCGCTTGACTGGACCAAGAGCACGGCTGCCCAAAGGATCTTTTCCGATCTTCGCGACCGCATGGCGCCAGATGCGACTCACACGTCGCCAGTGGACTTCCTCATGGTTGTCGGTGATGGACGTGAGGACGAGAAGGTCTTCAAGTGGGCCAACGGtttgggcgaggagggcctTGTGGAAGAGGTTGTGACGGTCAGCCTGGGAACAAGAAACACGGAGGCGACCGCCACCATGACACAGGGCGTGAGTG GTGTACTCATGGCTCTACAGAGACTGGGATCAATCGCGTAA
- a CDS encoding hypothetical protein (EggNog:ENOG503P5HD): MSPSTNTVPTGPILAAPPPWNTKATMYLIPFWTSSKTAANLPQKAYHPLEYQSSFSPPQASGKPLGGLSMVQIIRYHETPVGPYDELILCPGTFEYPLPDDQASSTKKKTGKAMRITRIYVSQKYTCSNGRKLWNLPKHLAKFTWSTPDPSNPNVQTLRVYPHDHTTPYDPTESTPSTTPLFKCTLKMIPYLPSFPFSNRWLPRLWIDVTLVQPPLPENSQASQEELPGTGEEWVKMGGYEQVSKKCKLMWADMDQREEGEGGKEEGNFFPGLKRWNLAVVMQDGEANFVDGERWAAPRHTL, from the exons ATGTCTCCTTCAACCAACACCGTCCCAACAGGACCTATCCTcgccgcccctcctccatggAACACCAAAGCAACCATGTACCTGATCCCCTTCtggacctcctccaaaaccgcagccaacctcccccaaaaggCCTACCACCCCTTGGAATACCAGTCCTCAttctctcccccccaagCATCAGGCAAACCCCTCGGGGGTCTCAGCATGGTCCAGATAATCCGCTACCACGAAACCCCCGTCGGCCCCTACGACGAACTCATCCTCTGTCCCGGCACATTCGAATACCCCCTCCCAGACGACCAAGCCAGCTCAACCAAGAAGAAAACCGGCAAGGCCATGAGGATCACCCGAATCTACGTCAGCCAGAAATACACCTGTTCGAACGGCCGAAAGC TCTGGAACCTCCCGAAACACCTTGCCAAGTTCACCTGGTCAACCCCCgacccatccaaccccaatGTCCAAACCCTCCGAGTCTACCCCCACGACCACACTACTCCCTACGACCCAACTGAATCaacccccagcaccacccccttatTCAAGTGCACCCTCAAGATGATCCCCTacctcccatccttccccttctcgaATCGCTGGCTTCCAAGGTTATGGATCGACGTCACTTTGGTGCAACCTCCCTTGCCAGAAAATAGCCAGGCTTCCCAAGAAGAGCTCCCGGGaacgggggaggagtgggtcAAGATGGGGGGTTATGAGCAAGTCTCCAAGAAGTGCAAGCTCATGTGGGCTGACATGGATcagagggaagagggagaagggggaaaagaagagggtAACTTCTTTCCTGGCCTGAAAAGGTGGAATCTGGCGGTGGTAATGCAGGATGGAGAGGCAAACTttgtggatggggagaggtgggcTGCACCGAGGCATACACTCTGA